The following proteins come from a genomic window of Canis aureus isolate CA01 chromosome 3, VMU_Caureus_v.1.0, whole genome shotgun sequence:
- the PARS2 gene encoding putative proline--tRNA ligase, mitochondrial gives MEGLLSRCRALPTLATCSHQLSGYVPHRCYHCDPERGKRLVLSRMFQPQNLREDQVLSLEGRSDDLTCKSQRLMQQVGLIYPASPGCYHLLPYTVRAMEKLQRVIDQEMQAIGGQKVNMPSLSPAELWRATNRWDLMGKELLRLRDRHGKEYCLGPTHEEAVTALVASQKTLSYRQLPFLLYQVTRKFRDEPRPRFGLLRGREFYMKDMYTFDSSPEAARQTYGLVCGAYSSLFRRLGLRCIRVQADVGSIGGTASHEFQLPADIGEDRFAVCPSCGFSANMETLRLSQTDCPACQSPLTEARGIEVGHTFYLGTKYSSIFNAQFTDAQGRPCPAEMGCYGLGVTRILAAAIEVLSTEDCIRWPGLLAPYQVCLIPPKKGSKEEVATELTGHLYDLITEAVPQLRGEVLLDDRTHRTIGNRLKDANKFGYPFVIIAGKRALEDPAHFEVWSQNTGEVVFLTREGVTEFLSQVQVV, from the coding sequence ATGGAAGGGCTGCTGTCAAGATGCAGAGCACTGCCCACCCTGGCCACCTGCAGCCACCAGCTCTCTGGGTACGTTCCTCACAGGTGTTACCACTGTGACCCCGAGAGAGGGAAGCGCTTGGTGTTATCCCGCATGTTCCAGCCCCAGAACCTTCGGGAAGACCAGGTGCTCTCTCTCGAGGGCAGATCTGACGACCTGACCTGTAAGAGCCAGCGGCTGATGCAGCAGGTAGGCCTCATCTACCCGGCAAGCCCCGGCTGTTATCACCTCCTGCCTTATACCGTGCGTGCCATGGAGAAGCTCCAGCGGGTGATAGACCAGGAGATGCAGGCCATCGGGGGGCAGAAGGTCAACATGCCCAGCCTCAGCCCAGCGGAGCTCTGGCGAGCCACCAACCGGTGGGACTTGATGGGCAAGGAGCTGCTAAGACTTAGAGACCGACATGGCAAGGAATACTGCTTAGGACCCACTCACGAGGAAGCTGTCACAGCCCTGGTCGCCTCCCAGAAGACACTGTCTTACAGGCAGCTCCCATTCCTGCTGTACCAGGTGACGAGGAAGTTTCGGGATGAGCCCCGGCCCCGCTTCGGTCTTCTTCGTGGCCGGGAGTTCTACATGAAGGACATGTACACCTTCGACTCCTCCCCAGAGGCTGCCCGGCAGACCTACGGCCTGGTGTGTGGGGCCTACAGTAGCCTGTTCCGCAGGCTGGGGCTGCGGTGCATCAGGGTCCAGGCGGACGTGGGCAGCATTGGGGGCACTGCGTCCCATGAGTTCCAGCTGCCGGCTGACATCGGGGAGGACCGATTTGCAGTCTGTCCCAGCTGCGGCTTCTCGGCCAACATGGAGACACTGCGCTTGTCGCAGACCGACTGCCCGGCCTGCCAGAGCCCACTGACCGAAGCCAGAGGCATTGAGGTGGGGCACACCTTTTACCTGGGCACCAAGTACTCCTCCATTTTCAATGCTCAGTTCACTGACGCCCAAGGAAGACCGTGCCCGGCTGAGATGGGCTGCTATGGCCTGGGCGTGACTCGGATACTGGCTGCCGCCATTGAAGTGCTGTCCACGGAGGACTGCATTCGCTGGCCCGGCCTCCTGGCACCTTACCAGGTGTGCCTCATCCCCCCAAAGAAGGGCAGTAAGGAGGAGGTGGCCACTGAGCTCACAGGACACCTGTACGACCTTATTACAGAGGCAGTGCCGCAGCTCCGTGGGGAGGTGCTGCTCGACGACAGGACCCATCGAACCATTGGAAACAGACTGAAAGATGCCAACAAGTTTGGGTACCCCTTTGTGATCATTGCTGGCAAGAGGGCCCTGGAGGACCCTGCACATTTTGAAGTTTGGAGCCAGAACACAGGGGAGGTAGTCTTCCTCACCAGAGAAGGAGTCACGGAATTTCTGAGCCAAGTGCAGGTGGTCTGA